A window of Macrotis lagotis isolate mMagLag1 chromosome 1, bilby.v1.9.chrom.fasta, whole genome shotgun sequence genomic DNA:
AAGGAGTTGAAAAAGCATCTCTCCCCACACACACTGGGAGCATGAAGTCAATCCTATGAAGCCACTGCTTCAGGGCAGGAAGCTATGACAGGACAAGATGTAATAACAATTGGGAGACCAGCAACCCTGAGGTTTTAGGGTAGGCACTAGACagctgagagaaaggaaagggtcAAGAAGGAGCCTTCTTCTTGGAAGCTGAAGTGATCTGAACCTGTTCACCCTCTGGCAGAGGAGTGTCTGAAAATGTGGGGAAATAAATAGTGGTGTGGAGCTTGTAAGTTTAAATGCTAGTTGGGAAAGTCTGCACGAGCAAAATTGGAAGGAATGACAGCCTGACCTTTAACTCACTGGACTGAGCATCATTAGTAGAGTGGGGAGCACTGTACTATAGAGACAGACTTTATGGTTCAGCATggcaaaatggaaagagaagtatACTTGGACTTCACATACcatctcaaacacttagtagttgtgCTACCTAGTGCTTCCATCTGagttctctttcctcatttctaaaaatcaGAATAGAAATGCTCGAACCATCTACTTCAAAGGATTGTTctgagaaaaatgctttgtaaaccttaaagcaccatagAAATCTGGTTCAGAGATGAAAACAATAACCAAAACCAATAACTCAATCTGAACCTTGGCCATGTTGACTAGCCTCTGAGCTTCGGTTGCTTCTTTGGAAGGCCTCCAATGAAGGCAAAGGTCtgtgaattttagaaaaatgagttttattgattctttttgtttttcatcactTCCTAATGACATCCTTTATCCCTATCCTATCCTCTTCCTGCCAATAGAACCCTCCCATGTAACAAAGAAATAtacttaagcaaaacaaatcagtaCTTTGACCACCTCTAACAACCTTTGCCTCATTCTGTACTTAGAGTCAAATACCCCTCCAGTGAAAGGAAAGATGGGTGTTCCTGTCCTCTGCAGTCAGTAACTGTTTATTGCATTGatcataattttgattatgtttctGATTTGATTTTGGTTCTTATCATAACTGAActctatcagttcataaaaatttccctaattttgtcttaattctttatatttatcatttcttaacaGCACAGTACTATTgcattacattcataaaccatagtttgttaagccttttttccatttgtttgtcACCCCCTCTGTTATCCCTTGACTTTGACCTCCTTGGACAGTATGTCCACTAGTAATATCACAGGGTTGAAAAGGTATTTACAATTCAGTGACTTTTTCTAGTATAGTTCCAGATTATTTTTCAGAAAGATTATGAATTCCCAGCAACAGCAGCAATGCATTattatacaagtcttcccaatAGCCTCTCCAACATGccagtatttttaaatttttttattttaagtaatttggagcattcttcATTGATACATcgcatttcttcttttgaaaaatattcatatttttgactGTTTATCTTCTGTGAAATATCATCTCTCTTGTTCATATAATCTCAATTCATTATTTCCCCCTCTAAATCCATCcatttttttatccctttttgAATAGCAGACCTTATCAGATTttatgtgaagatttttttttttggattaagaggttcttctcttttttgataaCATTTTGTTCCTGCAAAAACTCTTTAATTTTAGATAATCAAAATGGTCTATTATATCTTTATGATTTCTGATATCCCTGCTTGGTTTAAGAAATTTCCCCTGAGATTATGTGACATGAttccttaaaatgttttaaaatcatgTGACCTTTTAAATTTGGTTATATGTTCATTTGGAGCTTATTATAGTATGTAGTATAATATGTTGTCCTAAACCCAATTACTTTCAAACTGCTTTCCACTTTCCCTAGTAATTCTTGTAAGAATAAAGTCTTTGTCCCCCAGCTGTTTTTCTTCTCACCTCTGTTCTGTTGCTTCTAGGTCTTGCCTGTCCAGTCTGTCCCATTAATAGAACTCTTTGAACTCTTGGAAGTCCATGGAACTTATTGAATTCTTCTGTTTTTTAACTGGCATGAAATAGATTTGATGATTATTTCACTTTCTGTGCTTTGAGATTTTTGAGAATTCAAGCATCAGAAATGCAGAGCTATGTTATTTCTATTAGGGAGAACTGCATTTCTTAGAACcttttgatatataatataaagcaGACTTTGTTTATAATCTGGGGACCTGTTTTACATCTCATTttcttgtatgaccttggtcaagttatttGACATTTTGAACCTCtctttattcatctgtaaaatgagatgttgGATAAAATTGTCTTGAATGTTCCTttcattctaaatctatgatcccctTCCCTATTTAACAGCATTTAAAGTAATATATCAACAGATTAGTGCTTAGCCCAGGGAAGCTAAAATTTCACCCCCACCCTGAGCAATCCCCAATTCTACGTGCATGTTTGGACCAAACTAAATTGAGTATGAAGACCAACTGCAAAagaaagaagttattttttttcctaacatcTATTTACATCTCCACCCTGGGAGGCCTAGGAAATATCACTTACAGAAATTTAAGTTTGGTTCCTATATCTATAGTCTTCCCATCTAAAAGGGTACCCAAGGTATAATATAGGTTAGGTAGAAGACATTATTTCCTCCACTAAAAAGAGATGCCTTAAAATGTGGCCaaaattgggacagctaggtggtgcagtggataaagcaccagccctggagtcaggagtacctgggttcaaatctggtctcagacacttaataattacctagctgtgtggccttgggcaagctacttaaccccatttgccttgcaaaagcctaataAAAAATGTGTACAAAATCACACATTGAAAAAGACTTAAAACACAATATAATAATCTATAATTCTCATTATACTTTCCTGTGAACTTGATATTTATAGTATTAAACTTAGTGACACTGTCAAATAGGCATTTCATTTTCACGACAAATCTTCACTTTCTTAAGAACTTCCTCAAgtccaggatcaaatgagataatatatttttaaattgtttagtacttaataaatgtttattgaaggaGTGAAtgaatagtaggcacttaataaacattggGGCTTTGGCTTATCCTCTAGTCAATTATCATCTTCTCTGAGAAATGTATAGTAGTTACAGAGAACATCTCCTGCATTGAAACCTTATTGAATGAGGGACCCCAGAAGCTCCAGGTCTCTCAAATTCATGAGGTTTCTTCTAAGATGGAGATGCTGATCTCAGGATCACTGTTTAATCACCTCTGTTCAGTGGGGGGGAAACACAAAACAGAATACATCTCCAGGCTTGAGAGCTAGACTCAGATTTAGTGGGATTTGCAAGGACTTTACCTACCATTTGCAAGCAGTCATCATAGGTACCAGGGACTGGCAGGGGTGGGACTAGGGTGGAGGactgggtgggaaggaaggggtcAGAAAATTCTCGGAGAGATAGTTTCATACTACATATTCTAGAGAATAGATCTGAGCAAGAGCTTAAAGTCTACTAAGTAGGTGGCAGTTCTTGGTTAAGTGGCCAATGTAAGTATCCTTTTCATCATCCCAAGACACCAAATCCTTCAGCATTGAGCTAGCACTCCTCTTCTTTTGATGTCCTTGGAGCTAGCTAGgtagtggtatagtggatagagtgcttattgctaggtctggagtcaggatgactagaaTTCAAAATCAGTCTCatatacttaccagctgtgtgaccctaagcaaatctgCCTCCtatcctctgtctgcctcaatttccacataataatagcacctacatcttaaggttgttgtggggatcaaatgagataatatttataaaatgcttagcagaatacctgcacatagtaggtttgttgtcttttcccttcccctccttcccccaggCAAATTCAACTCAATTCCATATAGTCTCCATGTGCATGCTCTTGCAGAGCACATTGATGGAGAAATAAGGGAGGTTCATGATTTCTCCCAATAACTCCCCTAACAACCTCATCCCTGAGTAAAATCCATATTTCCACCCTCTGCATTGACTTGGTTACTCTCTTTaagtattttttcccaattatgcAAAGTCCACATGGTTCTTCTATTTTGGAGATGCCTGGAAATGTCTGGGAAAAGAAAGCTAGCTGAACCCTTCCCACCTGCCTACTATCTGATGTATTTTGGCAATAAAAACCACCCTCTTCTCATATCTCTGTTACCTAGCATGGGCTTCTGGGACTACTTCCCTTTGAATCAGCCCTGGGAAATCCCCATCAAGGAGGAAGTTGGGAGCCCTGTGGGAGGCTGAGAACCAGGCAAACTTTTCGTCCAGATAATGTCCTTTTGTGAGGAAGAAAATCAGTATAGTGATGGATAGAAAAATTTATAGGGGAAGGGGAGGGTAAAATCACAGAGAAGGAGATGCTTCAGAGACAGACTAGGATGAAAGGGCATAGATTCCAAAAGTATATCCCTTAAAAGCAGAAACTGCCTTCAGAGGAGAATCACTGGCTCCCtgggagagacagaagaaaagaggACTTTAGTGTTTGGACAGGAttaggggaggggaaaaaattataatgagGGAAGTATTTTCACTGAGGAGATATTTTTGGGTGTCTCATCTTCCTCAGAATATTTCCTCCTAAGTACTGAACTAGAAAATTACTCAATTTACATACACTCTATAGGAACTTACAAGTTCATCATGCTGTAGCAGTAGTCTTGGAGACAAGAACTGAGTTGAAGTCTTGGGccctctgagccttagtttcctcaactgttaaaaggaggttatatatattatacctgCCTTCTGTGGTTGTTGTAGGAAAAGTCTTTTATAATACTTAAAGGACTACATACATGTAAGATTATTAATATTCATACAGAATAATAGAGAACATAAAGACAGAAGGCTATATGGACAAAAAACATTAGAAATTTAGATATCAGATTTgagttaaggaaagaaaagatcaattGCCCTAAAAGATATCATTATGCTCCTAGCAGAGTCCTAAGGGTTAGTATTTACTGTAAGAGTTGTTagcaaaataggaaaaatagataatttcatttcttctgtGCACCTTCTAATCTAAAATTTATTTGATGCCTCTTTCAGACTGAAAATGACGGATGATGTCACAAGGAGATGTGGCCAGTCCATATTCCATATGCCTCAGATGATTTGAATATACtgtaaaaatgctataaatatattgagaagagttatttttaaagggaagaaTCTGAAATGAATGCTAGGATGGATTTTTTATACCATTTGGCATCTCCTTCTGACTCAAGTCTGAGGATAGGAAATCTGGCTCTGGTTCACCTGGCAAGAGATGAGCCCTGGAAACGAAATCCGACCACCTCAAGTGCCTTACCCCTGGTTGCCACTCCTGCTGACCTGAATGAAGGAGGGagagtatgagagagagagagagagagagagagagagagagagagagagagagagagagagagagagagagagagagaagagctcAGATGGCTCAGTGTGCCTGGGTAGGGAGATTCCAGGAGCTAGTTATCAGAGAAAGGATTTCCTGTTGAGAGAAGGCCAAATAAGCCTTCAGCCCTGATTCACCTTCCTCTCGGGTCTCCCAGATCATGAGGGAATTGGAACCTTTCCTCCTGTATGAGAGAGATTGTCTTGGTTGGGATGTTttaggaggggagagggaagaggacaCTGGCTGGCCGTCACCatctttaaaattcattaaaaaaaataactgctcCTCCACTCCCAGGAATGTTGTGAAGTTAAAAGTAGCTCAGAAGGGAATAGCACTTAAGAAATAAGCTAGGTTTCACTGGTTTACAGCAATTGTTTCTTCTCCCACCCACTGACAGTTTCTATTGAATCGTCATTAACAATAAATTTTGAGGGTATACTGGATAGAAGATGGAATAAAGTAGGAAAGTATTTAATAGTATTtactggaaattaaaaaaaaatgaggcagttCTCATTCTAATCAGAGAAAACAATACAGATAAATTGAAGAGCTCAGCTGAAGATGGTACAGATAGGAAGGCCCTTACAGATAGTAATCAATGGGAGTGGCCATGCCAACCCAGCATCTAGAAGGACCACAACTGTTGGCACAGGGTGAGCTGGTTGGAGTCCGAGCAGGAAGTAGACTGGGACATTGGAAGAAAGGCATAtagtacttgaaaagggggatATAGTCATAGAAAATATGAGCCCATCAGGGAACTGGTGGTCAGTAATAATTTTAAtgatgataactaacatttatgtggtgctttaatatttgtaaacaactttacaaatattgactCATTTTACCTTCACAAAtcaccctgtgaagtaggtactattattgttcccattttccagatgaggaaactgaagtaaacagaaggatcacacaactagtaaatgtttgagactggattcaaacttggCTTGAATCTAAAGCAGTGTTGTTTACTGAggaagagcattggatttggtatcagaggaattgagttcagatcctgcctctggcACTTACCAGCAGTGTGATCCTGAGGAAGTTGCTTAACATCCCTGGATCTCATTTTGCTCAGCTCTAAGCTTAGACCAGAGGATCTCTAAGACCCTTTCTAAGTCTTAATCCTCTGAATTCCATGACTAAAGGCCAGATTAGTGTTATACACACAGATGCCAGAGGAGTCCAGAAATGAGGCCTCAGCAAAGATTTGGAATATAGTCTGCTCCATGAATGGAATGGACCTGAATTGTGCCATGAAGGATGACTAGAATTTAGACAAATGGAAGAGGAGACACTAGCCAAGTTTGAATGATGCCCCCAAGGCCAGAATACAAGCAACATATTGGAGGAAATAAACCAATTTGgctggaagatctgaatttatgTAAGAGAGTATCTTTCAAGGCTGAAAAAGTGAGTCAGAGATATAGCATTGAAACCTCAACTGTAAGGCTAAGAAGTTTAAATTGTATTTACTAAATGTGGTGGAGAGCCTCTGCCCCTCAATTTGCCCCTGCCCCTTCTGTCCCCTATCCTGAGCCAAAGTTCAAACTGTGAATCAAGAACAGGAAGAAACCCTTAACCTGCTGCTAATACCATTAGCTGCCCCATCTGGAGAAAGGAAAGTAAAAGCAAAGAGTAATTTATAACAGCTATGTCTCTGAAGTGATGGACTCTGATATCAGGGTTGGACACAAAGCAGCAGCTGGGACACCTGCCTATCTCTGCATTTACAACCTTGTGTTATCTTTGCCTAAGACACCCTGACCTTTCTTCATCCTCTAGCTATAGTGAGAAGGTTGACAACAGGAGGTGGGGAACCCAATCCCCAAgtgaaataaatgtttatggaatgaATTAATTTGCTATGAATAATTGATACACAGATAATTGAAAGTTATAGAGTCATAGAATTTTAgcactagaagggaccttagagattgtcTCAATGATGGAATATAAcatactttgaaaatgaaatattttcttctggtGGAAGCTTTGCCCTCTTAAatgatttcattggaaaaatttCCAGACTGAAAAGCCTGTGGCATGATCTGACCCAACAGGAGCTGGTGTGCTTGGAAGTGTTTTATTCTAGttcttattttaaatggaatttgccTGGATGGGCAGATCATAAACCCTTGTTCCTCAGTAAACCATTTCATAAATTGCTgtaattaaaaaaagtcattaccCTTTGATGAACCTAGTGATGATTCACTTGGGACTTAGGTTAGAAAAGGTTTGGGCAGTCTCCCACAGCTGAGAGGAACTACTCTGTCCCCCTAGGATATCTTTGTCCAATCTTGGGTTTTATGCTCTCCTGGGGTATCTGAGGAGGGAAAAATGAATTCCACTGATCTCTACCTTTCTCTTTCCACcctattctttttctcctcaatcAGGATGTAAAGATCTTCAGAGCCCTGATCCTGGGTGAGCTGGAGAAGGGCCAGAGTCAGTTCCAGGCTCTCTGCTTCATCACAAGGCTACATCACAACGAGATTATCCCCAGTGAGGCTATGGCTAAACTTCGGCAGGTGAGAGACCCAAATACAACTACTGTTGATCTATGACCTCTGGCTCTTCAGTCTACCCTGGTCCCACTAACCAGAGCCCAGATCCATGACAAACCAACTCCCCACCCAGACCCAAGCCCATACCCACCAAACTGAGTCTCAACTCCCAACCCACGTAGGACTAGCCTCCCACCCTGCCCCTACTCCTCAAACTTTGGGACCTCAAACTTCTTCCTCAAtccattttttcctaatattctaTCTCTCATTTCCACAATTGAGCTACTACTCCTTGTTCCAACCCAATTCCCCTGCAGTTATCCCATTTTGGTTTCTCAAATCCCTGGACTCTTCCCCTAAAGTCCTTCTCCAATCCTTAAGACCATAATATAAGAATCTTCTCTCAGTACTTCCTTACCCTTATACTACCACCTGTCCACTTTCCTAGATTTGAAATGGATGGAACCCCCAAGGCCATTCAGCTATGGTGTGGGGATAGGAAGTCCAGATAAAAGTTTATAGAAATGTAGTGGAAATAATATCACTCTCCAATCCCACTATTGGCCTAATATAAGAGCAAGTTCATCCTGCTGGTATCCAACCCACCTCATCTCTCTCCCCGCTCCAAAACTTAACCAAAtctaggagagaaggaaaagaggaaagaagtagCAGGGAGAAGGACCTTACTAACTCCTTGAATTATGCCCCCCCACAACATTTATAGTTCCAGAATACATATGGTGAGAGATGAGGGCTAGTCACATATGAggcttttggggggagggtatgTGAACTGTATAAAGGAAAAGGAACCCTGTGAGACTACAAACAGACTTACCCTACTTTCTCCCCTCCCTATTCCACCTGCCCCCAACAGAAAAACCCTCGAGCAATACGTCAGGCTGAAGAGGTTCGGGGTCTGGAACAACTCCACATGGACATGGCAGTCAATTTCAGCAAGGGAGCATGGCTGAGCCCCCATATCCACAATGTGTGTGCTGAAGCCCGGGAGGCCATCTACACCCGGGAAGAGGACGTCAAATTCTGGCTGGAGAGAGGTCAGGCAGATAACTTCTCcagcactgggcctggagccCCAGCCTTGGCTCTGTCAAATTAGGGAGGAGGCCACACAGGCCCCAGACATAGAGAACTTTCCGTCTAAGGGTGGAGGCTATATacaaacagacaaataaaaaagaacaggGACTTGGAAATTCATGCAGAGAGACAAAGTCCAAAGGCAATGCTAAGGAGATGGGTTGTCATTCAATGTTTTGGGAGAAAGAAGATCAGAAATACAAACTGCTGTTTAGAGATCTTGAGAGTTGAGTCTTATTCAGAAGGACATCAGGGACTTGGGCTAGTAGGCTGCTGAAAGTGGGAGAACCTTTGAGGAACCTTAGGGGCCATGTCTGTCACTTTCATTTTACTGCCCTACTTTTCTAAAGAGAAGTGGGCACCAGGACCTGGGAGCTGAAGGCCTTCCCATCACTTTCTTGGCCCTCCTTGACTGAACCCTACCTTCCCCTGCTTCTACCTATCTGAATTCAATTCTTCTCCTGTCTTCCTGTTTCCTACAACTCCTTACCCCAGCCTCAGACTCTAgctatcttcttttctccatagaGAGGCAAAAATAAATTGAGATGCTGACAGTCCTAAGTCAGAATTACCCCCACGTTCCTCCTATTTAGGGCCTGGCTACCCAGAGAGTTCTTAGGATCTAAAACTAGATAAAGACATTCCCATGTTATAGCAGAGGAACCAGAGAGCGCCCGAGGGGTTACAGAGGCAGGTTTCAATCTCAGATTTTCTGACACCCAGTCCTGGGCTCTCAGCTCACCAAGGCTTTCAGGGCAAAGGTTGAGTTAGATTGCTTCCTAACACCAAGGTCATAGGGCAGTTTGTCCCCTCCTTTGATTAGGTACTCTGGTTGAAGTAGGAGTGGCCTGGAGCCTGGAAGTAAAGGCTTGCACAGACCAGACCAAGGCCTCAGGACACAGCTCCAAGGTCATAGAAAAAGACCAGGAAATAATTGGAGAGGGACGGAAAGTTATGAGAAATGCAAGGCTCTTCTCACAATCTTCTTTTTCCATCCCACTCTCCCACAGGTGTAGATGGCTCTATGTTTGAAGTACTGCCTTCACAGCCCGCTGACCTTTCTAGTTGCCGACTGGTAGGTGATCGATGGAAACCTTGCCTCTGTCACTACGGGCTCAGCTTAGCCTGGTATCCCTGCCTACTCAAGTACTGCCACAGTCGGGAACCCAGTGGCCGCCTCTCCTCCTATAAGTGTGGCATCCGCAGCTGCCAGAAGAGCTATAATTTTGACTATTATGTGCCCCAAAAACAACTCTGCCTTTGGGATGAAGACACCTAGCCAGGGCTGGGGGTACTGAGCCAGGGAGGAATGAAGTGAGTTGCTCCTCTCAGGAGCAGAGAAAGGGGCTCCAAAGTCTCTCCTTTCATCATTCATCCCTTCTGGAACCTCAGGCCCCTTGCTCTATGACTGTGAAAAGGGATGAAGTTAACACAAGGGTTTGCTTATGACCACCCCTTCACATCCCCAAACCCTAGTCTCTGCTTCTTTATTGAGGGTAGGGAAGAACCCATTCTAGCTCCCTCCCCTTAAGGTATGTCATTTTCAAGTAACCAAAATGtgacatttcttttatttaactcTTGAAAAGCTCAAACCTTAAGAAAACCCTGCTTGGGGGGAGTACAAGTCTGTTCTCTACCTCTCTCCCCACATTCATATTTCTCTTCCCTCACTTAGAAGGAACCCATACAACTCCCCTTCCACAAGGGGCTTGACAGTACCCCTTCTTCAGCAGCAGAACTTCTGGGGATATCCCCCTCTAAAGTATGGGGATAGAGGTAGAAGTTGGCATCAATGAATTACTCTGAAGGACAAAGGGGGAAGGGTTAGAGAGGATCATAAGCCATACCTCTCCTCCCCTTAGAAAACCAGGATAGGGAGCAGGGGATAAGGTGGGGTGGAGAGATCTCCCCATTCCTCCCCCAACCCAACCATAGTGCCTTTATCTTCCAGATCAGGACCTAGCTAACCAGTATGATTGCCagcaatattttttccatttcataagattatttttgtaaggaagggggaggggaagggttgAATTCCAGATTTTTAATGCAAAGTATTTATCATTTGTATTAGAAATAAAAGAACTTTTTACTTTATCAATGTTTGATCCATACACTTGCTCCAGTACATATTGGTTATAACTTTGAGCCAATGCTGCCACCTGGTGCTCAAATAACACTATGCAGACCCTTTGCAACTGGGCCAGAAAAGTTAATCAACTCTcgatatttttattaatattttttaaattaaaacttgCTGTGTGCCCACATGGAGCTAGGAGTTATATACTATGCAAAGAGAAGTGCAAACAAATGTCTGGGCTCCAAGTTTGGAGGATTATAATTGTAATAatagttatatttttgtatagtATATCATTTATATTATGCCTC
This region includes:
- the OAF gene encoding out at first protein homolog isoform X1; its protein translation is MNARMDFLYHLASPSDSSLRIGNLALVHLARDEPWKRNPTTSSALPLVATPADLNEGGRDVKIFRALILGELEKGQSQFQALCFITRLHHNEIIPSEAMAKLRQKNPRAIRQAEEVRGLEQLHMDMAVNFSKGAWLSPHIHNVCAEAREAIYTREEDVKFWLERGVDGSMFEVLPSQPADLSSCRLVGDRWKPCLCHYGLSLAWYPCLLKYCHSREPSGRLSSYKCGIRSCQKSYNFDYYVPQKQLCLWDEDT
- the OAF gene encoding out at first protein homolog isoform X2, whose translation is MMPPRPEYKQHIGGNKPIWLEDLNLCKRVSFKAEKDVKIFRALILGELEKGQSQFQALCFITRLHHNEIIPSEAMAKLRQKNPRAIRQAEEVRGLEQLHMDMAVNFSKGAWLSPHIHNVCAEAREAIYTREEDVKFWLERGVDGSMFEVLPSQPADLSSCRLVGDRWKPCLCHYGLSLAWYPCLLKYCHSREPSGRLSSYKCGIRSCQKSYNFDYYVPQKQLCLWDEDT
- the OAF gene encoding out at first protein homolog isoform X3, producing the protein MRSPGRRAPHPPRPLPLPLPPPPLLLLLLLLLPAPARGSAAPSELKVRVRLPDGQVAEESLQADGRADCISLELRQPDGTLISFTADFRRDVKIFRALILGELEKGQSQFQALCFITRLHHNEIIPSEAMAKLRQKNPRAIRQAEEVRGLEQLHMDMAVNFSKGAWLSPHIHNVCAEAREAIYTREEDVKFWLERGVDGSMFEVLPSQPADLSSCRLVGDRWKPCLCHYGLSLAWYPCLLKYCHSREPSGRLSSYKCGIRSCQKSYNFDYYVPQKQLCLWDEDT